One Paenibacillus sp. FSL W8-0186 genomic window carries:
- a CDS encoding GNAT family N-acetyltransferase: MHNLWEEITTPHGSFAIALAAAQDKDTVREMLIEAAEWMATLGVQQWNPQQFTAAEIDRYFAEREVYLLIREDQPVGMFTLQSSDPEYWGPLNEEGCSYLHRLTVRSSWRGKQLGEAMIAWAAKRTKELGRRALRLDCWDGNAKLNRMYAGMGFVHKGTGKKQGRGYNLYEMNLNLQ, encoded by the coding sequence ATGCATAATTTATGGGAAGAGATCACTACACCGCACGGATCGTTTGCGATTGCGCTTGCCGCTGCACAGGACAAGGATACCGTCCGCGAGATGCTGATCGAAGCGGCGGAGTGGATGGCAACCCTTGGCGTGCAGCAATGGAATCCGCAACAATTTACGGCAGCGGAGATCGATCGGTATTTTGCCGAACGGGAAGTTTACCTGCTTATACGTGAGGATCAGCCAGTCGGGATGTTTACACTGCAGAGCAGCGATCCCGAGTATTGGGGGCCGCTGAATGAAGAAGGCTGCAGCTATCTGCACCGGTTAACGGTCCGCTCTTCCTGGCGAGGCAAGCAGTTGGGGGAAGCGATGATTGCATGGGCCGCCAAGCGAACGAAGGAGCTCGGCAGAAGAGCATTACGCTTGGACTGCTGGGACGGCAATGCAAAGCTCAACCGCATGTACGCCGGCATGGGATTCGTTCATAAAGGCACGGGCAAGAAGCAGGGCAGGGGTTATAACCTGTATGAAATGAATTTAAATTTGCAGTAA
- a CDS encoding dihydrofolate reductase — MGISLIWAMDQNGLVGKGNDLPWRLPNDMNFFKQNTKGKTVVMGRKTWESLRVRPLPGRRNIVLTGDRSYKAEGAEVMHSVDEVLEIAKDVDLMIIGGGSVYGQFIPHADRLFVTRIDAAFEGDVHFPPLDWSQFALAEEIPGIRDEKNVYDHRFMIYERRKG, encoded by the coding sequence ATGGGCATTTCGCTAATTTGGGCCATGGATCAAAATGGCTTGGTTGGGAAGGGCAATGATTTGCCCTGGAGATTGCCAAACGACATGAATTTTTTTAAACAGAACACTAAGGGCAAAACGGTCGTCATGGGCCGAAAAACATGGGAGTCCTTAAGAGTCAGGCCGCTTCCTGGACGCCGGAATATCGTACTGACGGGTGACCGTTCATATAAAGCTGAGGGTGCCGAAGTAATGCATTCAGTAGACGAGGTTTTGGAAATTGCGAAGGACGTTGATTTGATGATTATCGGCGGAGGCAGCGTGTACGGGCAGTTTATTCCGCATGCCGACCGTTTGTTCGTTACCCGGATCGACGCAGCGTTTGAAGGAGACGTCCATTTTCCGCCGCTGGACTGGTCGCAGTTTGCCTTAGCCGAGGAGATCCCTGGTATTCGGGATGAGAAAAATGTATATGATCACCGCTTTATGATCTATGAACGGCGCAAGGGCTAA
- a CDS encoding helix-turn-helix domain-containing protein translates to MTYNVKVDVSPIYELISSFIVFTTRKWVNNLDVGLEWLEDIGSRFNLDAQQAFAAAAKFPFSDYDVLYAWAMDRSSHSIDAFLDDLEHAANDTLHHSIKSYIPDMNTKEVERIRSSYVPLLRKWNDLYFIDVAPQYTPLLEEDAAEKSTLLHKMDPEALVEYASGGIVLEAGLPSEQVVLVPSIHFRPINTYCFYNGALLIQYPIDIPELDEDEPPTCLLRLTRALANPERLRLLRYVANEPKSLQEMVSNLHESEDKLMHHLMRLRVAGLLRVHLVDVDTEKFSIRPDGAAELQMFLESYIRL, encoded by the coding sequence ATGACATACAATGTCAAAGTTGACGTTTCTCCAATATATGAGCTCATCAGCAGCTTCATAGTATTTACGACCCGCAAATGGGTGAATAATCTGGATGTAGGACTGGAGTGGCTGGAAGATATCGGCTCCCGTTTTAACCTGGATGCACAGCAGGCTTTCGCCGCTGCCGCAAAGTTCCCTTTTTCCGATTACGATGTGCTGTATGCCTGGGCGATGGATCGTTCCAGCCATAGCATCGACGCCTTTCTCGACGACCTGGAGCATGCCGCAAATGATACTCTTCACCATAGTATTAAATCCTATATTCCCGATATGAATACTAAAGAAGTCGAGCGTATTCGCAGTAGTTATGTCCCGCTGCTTCGGAAATGGAATGATTTGTACTTTATCGATGTTGCTCCGCAATATACGCCTCTCTTAGAAGAGGATGCAGCCGAGAAATCCACCTTATTGCATAAAATGGACCCTGAAGCGCTCGTAGAATACGCCTCAGGCGGAATCGTTCTTGAAGCGGGGCTGCCAAGCGAACAGGTTGTGCTTGTCCCATCCATACATTTCCGGCCCATCAATACCTATTGCTTCTATAACGGTGCACTGCTGATCCAATATCCGATCGATATTCCTGAGCTAGACGAAGACGAACCGCCGACATGTCTGCTGCGGCTAACGCGGGCACTGGCCAATCCAGAACGCCTTCGCCTGCTCCGCTATGTCGCTAATGAACCAAAATCACTGCAGGAAATGGTCAGTAACCTGCACGAATCCGAAGACAAGCTGATGCATCATCTGATGCGCCTGCGCGTGGCTGGCTTGCTTCGCGTACATCTCGTCGACGTCGATACGGAGAAATTCAGCATCCGGCCGGATGGGGCAGCTGAGCTGCAAATGTTTTTGGAATCCTATATCCGGTTATAG
- a CDS encoding ATP-binding cassette domain-containing protein: MFKVNNLKKSVEGNTKEVLHGISAEFEAGEMIGVIGPSGSGKSILLQCLALRESWNDGDYTWDGKSVIRGGGKGAGKFRSKCAYLEQNPTLNPEKTALKNVLIGQAGQTSLLRRLTGMVRSDDYMGAMDELEKFGLLDKAHLKAGNLSGGERQRVAICRALVHGAGFIAADEPVIGLDPHSADKVMTTLKSLCTEQGKTVIAALPIELAERYCTRIWGIYDGQLQLDVKGRRLTGEEKRQIDLA, translated from the coding sequence ATGTTTAAGGTGAACAACCTCAAGAAATCGGTAGAAGGCAATACCAAAGAAGTACTGCACGGGATTAGCGCCGAGTTTGAAGCGGGAGAAATGATCGGAGTAATCGGGCCCAGTGGAAGCGGCAAGAGCATTTTGCTGCAATGCCTCGCCCTGCGGGAAAGCTGGAATGATGGAGACTATACCTGGGATGGCAAATCAGTCATTCGCGGCGGCGGCAAGGGAGCGGGAAAATTTCGTTCCAAATGCGCATACTTGGAACAGAATCCTACACTTAACCCCGAGAAAACCGCGCTGAAAAACGTGCTGATCGGCCAAGCCGGACAGACATCGCTGCTAAGGCGTCTGACAGGCATGGTTCGCTCGGACGATTATATGGGCGCGATGGACGAGCTGGAGAAATTCGGCTTGCTGGACAAAGCGCATCTCAAAGCGGGCAATTTAAGCGGCGGTGAACGGCAGCGCGTGGCGATTTGCCGGGCGCTTGTGCACGGCGCGGGCTTTATTGCGGCGGATGAGCCGGTCATCGGACTGGATCCACACTCTGCGGACAAAGTCATGACTACGCTCAAAAGTTTATGCACCGAACAGGGAAAGACGGTCATCGCGGCGCTGCCGATCGAGCTGGCGGAGCGGTACTGTACGAGAATTTGGGGCATTTACGACGGGCAGCTCCAGCTAGATGTGAAGGGAAGACGTCTAACCGGCGAAGAGAAGCGGCAAATCGACTTAGCATGA
- a CDS encoding HAD hydrolase-like protein, translating to MSDTLRQQIIFDLDDTLIYCNKYFDQILERFADQLLEWFGAERLTAREILAKQTEIDVAGVKKLGFVSSHFAESLVDTYRYFSSLIGRETNLIEEEHLSQLGMSVYDQEVEPYPGMVETLNLLSEQGHELNLYTGGDESIQQRKIERMKLSSYFGDRIYIRTHKNAEALEEILRSRHFNRRRTWMIGNSLRTDIAPAVAAGINSIYIKHPTEWSYNLVDIKQPADTSMYTISSLEQVPGIIAESLAMTIRNR from the coding sequence TTGAGTGATACACTGCGCCAGCAAATCATTTTTGATCTGGACGACACACTGATTTACTGCAATAAATATTTCGATCAAATTCTGGAGCGATTCGCTGACCAGCTGTTGGAATGGTTTGGGGCAGAGCGGCTTACGGCACGTGAAATCCTTGCCAAACAAACAGAAATTGACGTTGCCGGCGTCAAGAAGCTGGGCTTCGTTAGCAGCCACTTTGCGGAATCGCTCGTGGACACGTACCGTTATTTCAGCTCATTAATCGGCCGTGAAACCAACCTGATCGAGGAGGAGCATCTATCCCAGCTTGGCATGAGCGTATACGACCAGGAAGTAGAGCCCTACCCCGGCATGGTGGAAACGCTCAATTTGCTGAGCGAGCAAGGCCATGAGCTGAACTTATATACGGGCGGCGACGAGTCGATCCAGCAGCGCAAAATCGAACGGATGAAGCTGTCCTCGTACTTTGGCGACCGAATCTACATCCGCACGCATAAAAATGCCGAGGCGCTGGAGGAAATTTTACGGTCGCGGCACTTCAACCGCAGACGCACCTGGATGATTGGCAACAGCCTCCGCACGGATATTGCCCCGGCGGTAGCCGCGGGAATTAACTCGATCTATATCAAGCATCCTACGGAATGGTCCTATAATCTGGTTGATATCAAGCAGCCTGCAGATACGTCGATGTACACGATATCCTCCTTGGAGCAAGTACCCGGCATTATCGCCGAAAGCCTGGCGATGACGATCCGGAACAGGTAA
- a CDS encoding glucose-1-phosphate adenylyltransferase — protein sequence MNKKDCIAMLLAGGEGRRLSPLTSKQAKPAVPFGSKYRIIDFPLSNCVNSGIDTIGVLTQYEADSLHQHIGDGEAWGLPRTENGGIALLPSYGRDNTGNNEYVGTADAIYKNIEYVDRYSPDNVLILSGDHIYHMDYREMLKSHIKQGALATISVMPVPWEEAHRFGVMSIDKQQRITEFAEKPEQPASNLASMGIYLFKWDFLKQHLIEDANDPHSSHDFGKDVIPKMLAGSMPLHAYEFKGYWRDVGTVQSLWDAHMDLLSGSDWTFPNEQWPMYTREMRTKLGSVKTRSAEIKASMVHDCCTLEGCAERSVIFGGSIIGRHTKIKDSIVMPNVEIGRNVLIERAIIGEGAVIKDGAVIKGTAHEIIVIGPNETVLAKPAVRTQPSRLLKEVYDNTARLRAEGLSS from the coding sequence ATGAACAAAAAGGATTGCATTGCCATGCTGTTGGCCGGAGGGGAAGGCCGGAGATTATCTCCTCTCACGTCCAAACAGGCTAAACCGGCAGTGCCATTTGGCAGCAAATACCGTATTATCGATTTTCCTCTCAGCAATTGCGTAAACTCAGGAATCGATACCATCGGTGTTCTGACACAATATGAAGCAGATTCACTCCACCAGCATATCGGAGACGGCGAGGCATGGGGATTGCCCAGAACGGAGAATGGCGGAATCGCTTTGCTCCCTTCTTATGGCAGGGACAATACCGGAAACAATGAATATGTAGGCACCGCCGATGCCATTTATAAAAACATCGAATACGTGGACCGCTATTCACCCGATAACGTCCTTATTTTGTCTGGTGATCACATTTATCACATGGATTATCGCGAAATGCTGAAATCCCATATCAAGCAAGGAGCTTTGGCGACCATTTCCGTTATGCCGGTACCCTGGGAGGAAGCCCATCGTTTTGGCGTCATGTCTATCGACAAACAGCAGCGGATTACAGAATTCGCCGAAAAGCCGGAGCAGCCAGCAAGCAACCTGGCCTCCATGGGTATTTACCTGTTCAAGTGGGATTTCCTGAAGCAGCATTTGATCGAAGATGCTAATGACCCGCACTCCAGCCATGATTTCGGCAAAGACGTCATCCCTAAAATGCTTGCCGGTTCCATGCCGCTGCATGCCTATGAATTTAAAGGGTACTGGCGCGACGTCGGTACTGTCCAAAGTCTGTGGGACGCTCACATGGACCTGCTGAGCGGCAGCGACTGGACGTTTCCGAATGAGCAATGGCCGATGTATACGCGTGAAATGCGTACGAAGCTGGGTTCTGTCAAAACCCGCAGCGCGGAAATTAAAGCATCCATGGTTCACGATTGCTGCACCCTCGAAGGCTGTGCTGAACGTTCGGTCATTTTTGGCGGATCGATCATTGGCCGCCATACTAAGATTAAGGACAGTATCGTCATGCCGAACGTTGAAATCGGCCGCAATGTGCTCATTGAGCGAGCGATCATCGGCGAAGGTGCCGTTATCAAGGATGGAGCGGTGATCAAGGGAACCGCACACGAAATCATCGTGATCGGTCCTAACGAGACCGTGCTGGCAAAACCTGCCGTCCGTACCCAGCCTTCCCGCTTACTCAAGGAAGTATACGACAATACGGCTCGCTTGCGGGCAGAAGGACTGTCATCCTAA
- a CDS encoding HAMP domain-containing sensor histidine kinase has translation MIKKGIGRQIVLHYFIVVFVTLFMVEVIFAFALRTYYYQTIENHMSNHATRTTDYFQRFVKLYAERDPDYFTEILRTFELDNTELMVLNRKGEVKASSTQFQADKPIQTSDVPQAVAGGVGKWVGRQATGEWVMAVSTPLQVRGENRYIVRYVTSLEDVNAKLMNMTLLSVGVGSAVLALVTLFSIGLANSIVKPINNIRAVSAQMAKGKFDARIKGNYKYELGELAATLNYMAEEIVRSNQIKDDFISSISHELRTPLTGIKGWSETLTSGGFDPEETKIGMQIISKETERLIGLVEEMLDFSKLQQNEMKLVIGKVNLKELLQETMLNVWAKAEQKQIQLKLDDRAERPVIVVGDGNRLKQVFLNLVDNAVKFSNENSWIHLVITLKDSSTALVQVIDSGIGISEEHLGKVSDRFFQVNHNRGGTGLGLAISKQIVELHKGEMQIHSELGAGTTVSVTLPLLEMVGEAGSGAETAERADTSGLLTGKEQMGQDGMNEDA, from the coding sequence ATGATCAAAAAAGGAATCGGGCGCCAAATCGTCCTGCATTATTTCATCGTAGTATTTGTAACCCTGTTTATGGTTGAAGTCATATTTGCCTTCGCCTTGCGGACATATTACTACCAAACGATCGAGAACCATATGTCCAACCATGCTACAAGGACAACGGATTATTTCCAGAGATTTGTGAAGCTCTATGCAGAGAGGGATCCGGACTATTTCACGGAGATTCTCCGCACGTTCGAGCTGGATAATACGGAGCTGATGGTCTTAAACCGGAAGGGCGAGGTGAAGGCCAGCAGCACGCAGTTTCAGGCGGACAAGCCCATTCAGACGAGCGACGTGCCGCAGGCGGTCGCCGGAGGCGTCGGCAAATGGGTAGGGCGGCAGGCCACTGGAGAATGGGTCATGGCCGTATCAACCCCTCTGCAAGTCCGTGGCGAGAACCGCTATATTGTCAGGTATGTTACCTCCCTGGAGGACGTTAATGCCAAGCTGATGAACATGACGCTGCTCTCCGTGGGCGTTGGCTCAGCCGTACTGGCTCTGGTGACGCTGTTCAGCATCGGTCTCGCCAACTCGATCGTCAAACCGATTAATAACATTAGGGCTGTTTCCGCGCAGATGGCTAAAGGAAAATTCGATGCGCGGATTAAAGGAAATTATAAATACGAGCTCGGAGAACTGGCGGCGACCTTGAACTATATGGCCGAGGAAATTGTCCGCAGCAACCAGATCAAGGATGACTTCATCTCGTCGATTTCCCATGAGCTGCGAACGCCGCTGACCGGCATCAAAGGCTGGAGTGAAACATTAACCTCCGGCGGCTTCGACCCGGAAGAAACGAAGATCGGCATGCAGATTATTTCTAAAGAGACGGAACGGCTGATCGGCCTTGTCGAGGAAATGCTCGACTTCTCCAAGCTCCAGCAAAATGAGATGAAGCTTGTCATCGGTAAGGTGAACCTGAAGGAGCTGCTGCAGGAGACAATGCTTAACGTATGGGCCAAGGCCGAGCAGAAGCAGATCCAGCTGAAGCTGGATGATCGCGCGGAGCGTCCTGTGATTGTCGTTGGAGATGGCAACCGTCTGAAGCAGGTATTTTTGAATCTGGTGGATAATGCGGTTAAATTTTCAAATGAAAACAGCTGGATTCATCTCGTCATCACTTTAAAAGATAGCAGTACGGCTCTCGTGCAAGTGATCGACAGCGGAATTGGGATTAGTGAAGAGCATTTAGGCAAAGTGAGCGACCGCTTCTTCCAAGTGAATCATAACCGGGGCGGCACGGGGCTCGGGCTGGCCATCAGCAAGCAGATTGTCGAACTGCATAAGGGTGAAATGCAAATCCATAGCGAGCTCGGTGCAGGGACCACCGTATCTGTTACGCTGCCTCTGCTGGAAATGGTAGGGGAAGCAGGCTCTGGCGCGGAAACGGCGGAAAGGGCGGATACTTCGGGTCTGTTAACTGGGAAGGAACAAATGGGTCAAGATGGGATGAACGAGGATGCATAA
- a CDS encoding DNA topoisomerase 3, which translates to MKTLVIAEKPDMGRTIAAVIEPRAKNNRSYLEGENYIITWAIGHLLGLAEPDAYDEKYKRWNFGDLPILPDRFKIVPNPRTKDQLKTIGEVAKRCNCIVNACDAGREGQYIFALIQQQLKLTQPVKRLWISDLTAESIQKGFDSLHEEAEFENLTQAARARSEADWLIGMNASRAFTTKHRTLLSVGRVQTPVLALIYDRQKEIESFDSLTYYEIKAELEQLGRKYTGTWQGDRLTDAEKAAAIADKVRGKAGRISEYEVKDTKEYPFKLYDLTLLQRDANAKYGYSAKKTLDLAQVLYERHKVISYPRTNSNYVTEQNIDGMHKALHMLKSGPYQQLVEGANPRLVHVGNKSVCNPARVEDHHAILPTLRRAGTLSKEEQNVYDLVIRRFLSHFYPPAEYKQHTVLTEVAGETFKTNVKELLSLGWKVCQPEDPRAGSRGKKKDEEEEQEELVSEPFHVEKDKPVQCLDAQAKEKATQPPKAYTEGTLLKAMESAGKQLENEELRDAMKDAGLGTPATRAATIERLKNVGYITMQGKRITVTQKGRTAIELIRHAGIELLTSPEMTGQWERRLYQISKGEAAREKFMENVKRFTLSIIDKVRVQPKADASLFEIKEEERKGGRGKGPKAKSSAQRKASGSEQSGGNELKRPDTAEKKRVSGSAPGSLQPLAPCPREGCGGQLIEGRKGYGCTHYKQGCGFVIWKEYAGKNISVNMLTSLAGKGQTQLLTFKQPEGDFKARIVLADSMSGKLDLQRAEE; encoded by the coding sequence ATGAAAACGCTCGTAATCGCAGAGAAACCGGACATGGGTCGAACGATCGCTGCCGTCATCGAACCGAGAGCGAAAAATAATCGATCGTATTTGGAAGGCGAGAATTACATCATCACTTGGGCGATCGGCCATTTACTAGGACTGGCGGAGCCGGACGCTTATGATGAGAAATACAAACGCTGGAACTTCGGCGATTTGCCGATCCTGCCCGATCGATTCAAGATCGTGCCTAATCCGAGAACGAAGGATCAGCTGAAGACCATCGGCGAAGTGGCCAAGCGCTGTAATTGCATCGTCAATGCCTGCGATGCCGGGAGGGAAGGCCAGTACATATTCGCTTTGATCCAACAGCAGCTGAAGCTGACGCAGCCCGTTAAGCGGCTGTGGATTTCCGATTTGACGGCGGAGAGTATCCAGAAGGGCTTCGATTCATTGCATGAGGAGGCGGAATTTGAGAATTTGACGCAGGCGGCGAGAGCGCGAAGCGAAGCGGATTGGCTAATCGGCATGAACGCGTCGCGCGCTTTTACGACTAAGCATCGTACGCTGCTGTCCGTCGGCCGGGTGCAGACTCCGGTGTTGGCGCTTATTTACGACCGGCAAAAGGAAATCGAGAGCTTTGATTCGTTGACCTACTATGAAATTAAGGCGGAGCTGGAGCAGCTTGGCCGCAAGTATACGGGGACCTGGCAGGGTGATCGTCTAACAGATGCGGAGAAGGCGGCAGCTATCGCGGATAAAGTGCGGGGCAAGGCAGGCCGGATTAGCGAGTACGAGGTCAAGGATACGAAGGAATATCCGTTCAAACTGTATGATTTGACGCTGCTGCAGCGTGACGCGAACGCCAAATACGGCTATTCGGCCAAGAAGACCTTGGATCTAGCCCAGGTGCTCTATGAACGGCATAAAGTGATCTCTTACCCCCGGACGAATTCTAACTATGTGACAGAGCAAAATATCGACGGGATGCATAAAGCACTGCATATGCTCAAATCCGGTCCTTACCAGCAGCTGGTGGAGGGGGCGAATCCTAGGCTTGTGCACGTAGGCAATAAATCGGTCTGCAACCCGGCGCGGGTCGAGGATCACCATGCGATCCTGCCGACGCTTCGGCGGGCCGGGACGCTCAGCAAGGAAGAGCAGAATGTGTATGATCTGGTGATTCGCCGCTTTCTCTCGCATTTCTATCCGCCTGCGGAGTACAAGCAGCATACCGTGCTCACCGAGGTTGCCGGCGAAACCTTCAAGACGAATGTGAAAGAACTGCTATCCCTGGGCTGGAAAGTATGTCAGCCTGAAGATCCGCGGGCTGGCAGCCGTGGGAAGAAGAAGGATGAGGAAGAGGAGCAGGAAGAACTGGTTAGCGAACCGTTCCACGTCGAGAAGGATAAGCCAGTTCAGTGCCTGGATGCACAGGCGAAGGAGAAGGCTACCCAGCCGCCAAAGGCTTATACGGAGGGGACGCTGCTGAAAGCGATGGAGAGCGCTGGGAAGCAGCTCGAGAACGAGGAGCTGCGGGACGCGATGAAAGACGCAGGGCTCGGCACGCCAGCTACACGGGCCGCGACGATTGAACGCCTCAAAAACGTCGGTTACATTACGATGCAGGGTAAGCGGATTACCGTAACCCAAAAAGGAAGGACGGCCATCGAGCTCATTCGCCATGCCGGTATCGAGCTGCTGACCTCGCCGGAGATGACCGGGCAGTGGGAGCGCAGGCTATACCAAATTTCGAAGGGTGAGGCGGCCAGAGAGAAATTCATGGAGAACGTCAAGCGCTTCACGCTGTCGATCATCGATAAAGTCCGGGTCCAGCCAAAGGCGGATGCTTCCCTATTCGAGATCAAGGAGGAAGAGCGGAAGGGCGGGCGCGGGAAAGGCCCGAAAGCGAAAAGTTCGGCCCAGCGCAAGGCGTCTGGTTCAGAACAGAGCGGAGGAAACGAACTCAAAAGACCGGACACGGCAGAGAAAAAACGCGTAAGCGGCTCAGCGCCAGGCTCATTGCAGCCGCTTGCGCCCTGCCCGCGGGAGGGCTGCGGCGGCCAGCTTATCGAAGGGCGCAAAGGGTATGGCTGCACGCATTATAAACAAGGCTGCGGATTTGTCATTTGGAAGGAATACGCAGGTAAGAATATTTCCGTGAATATGCTGACTTCATTGGCCGGCAAGGGTCAAACGCAGCTGCTGACCTTCAAGCAGCCCGAAGGCGATTTCAAGGCGCGGATCGTGCTCGCCGATTCCATGAGCGGGAAGCTGGATTTGCAGCGGGCCGAAGAATAG
- a CDS encoding MFS transporter, with product MEYHHKRLFSPVFILILVIIAAGLSQGLLLPVLSIFMEERGISSSVNGLHAAALYIGSFGMSLVAVKVLERIGFKKLILGGMVLVMVALPLFPLISNLEVWFILRLLVGIGDNALHFASQLWMMLITPPNQRGRNISIYGMSYGIGFSIGPLAIRLLPYGQLVPFLLLAILFALVALLVYLQMPDTMPDKLDEGKGKASGSRKTLRIYRLAWFALIPSVLYGYMEAAMNSNFPIYGLRTGLTAGEIATLLPFFGIGGLILQLPLGYLSDRYGRKIILMIAGSLGGLLFLIVPLIGSDYFGLLVIFMLTGGLVGSFFSLGLAYAADILPRHLLPTANVIASIHFNIGSIAGPNLGGAAMHFGSAGLLFVILGLFYLTFSVAGLLFRPEAGNKS from the coding sequence ATGGAATATCATCACAAACGCTTGTTTTCACCAGTATTTATTCTGATCTTAGTCATTATTGCCGCTGGACTAAGCCAGGGCTTGCTTCTGCCCGTTCTATCCATATTTATGGAGGAGCGGGGGATCTCCTCCTCCGTAAACGGCTTGCATGCGGCTGCCCTTTACATCGGCTCCTTCGGGATGTCTCTTGTCGCGGTAAAGGTGCTGGAGAGGATTGGCTTCAAGAAGCTGATTCTCGGGGGAATGGTGCTGGTTATGGTGGCACTTCCGCTATTTCCGCTGATCTCGAATCTCGAAGTCTGGTTTATCCTCCGCCTGCTGGTGGGCATAGGCGACAACGCGCTGCATTTTGCATCCCAGCTCTGGATGATGCTCATCACGCCTCCGAATCAGCGAGGCAGAAATATTTCCATCTATGGGATGTCTTACGGCATTGGATTTTCTATCGGGCCGCTGGCCATCCGGCTGCTGCCTTACGGGCAGCTTGTCCCGTTCCTGCTGCTCGCCATTCTGTTCGCTTTGGTTGCCTTACTCGTATACCTGCAAATGCCGGATACGATGCCTGACAAACTGGACGAGGGAAAAGGGAAAGCCTCCGGCTCACGAAAAACGCTGCGAATATACCGTTTGGCCTGGTTTGCATTAATTCCGTCGGTGCTCTATGGCTATATGGAGGCTGCGATGAATAGCAATTTCCCGATTTATGGGCTGCGCACGGGGCTGACCGCAGGCGAAATAGCTACATTATTGCCGTTTTTCGGTATCGGCGGACTGATTCTGCAGCTGCCGCTAGGCTACTTAAGCGATCGGTATGGACGTAAAATTATTCTTATGATTGCGGGAAGCCTGGGCGGCCTGCTATTCCTCATCGTTCCTTTAATAGGAAGCGATTATTTTGGACTTCTGGTGATCTTCATGCTTACCGGCGGCCTGGTCGGTTCGTTTTTCTCGCTTGGCTTGGCCTATGCAGCCGATATTTTGCCGCGGCATCTGCTTCCTACGGCCAACGTGATTGCTTCCATTCATTTTAATATCGGCAGCATCGCGGGTCCGAATTTGGGCGGAGCTGCCATGCATTTCGGTTCGGCCGGCTTGCTGTTCGTGATTCTCGGTTTGTTTTATTTGACATTTTCGGTGGCAGGTTTGCTGTTTCGGCCGGAAGCTGGGAATAAATCATAA
- a CDS encoding response regulator transcription factor produces the protein MSKVLILEDEESIRSFIVINLKRNGFEVIEAADGNEALDRYNSIPDIDIALLDVMVPGIDGFEVCRKIRESNERIGIIFLTAKVQEQDKVYALSVGADDHISKPFSPTELIARIQSLLRRVNVYRESSAKVSFTSGPFTLDLISKQFKKSGQLIELTPTEFSLIQYFLEKENTPLSRDLLLDHVWGKEYMGDPKIVDVNIRRLRQKIENNPSEPAFLQTVWGHGYKWKGEGQ, from the coding sequence TTGAGCAAAGTGTTAATCTTGGAAGACGAAGAATCCATCCGCAGCTTTATCGTGATCAACCTGAAGCGCAATGGCTTTGAAGTAATCGAGGCGGCGGACGGCAATGAGGCATTGGACCGGTATAACAGCATCCCGGACATCGATATCGCTTTGCTGGACGTTATGGTGCCGGGAATCGACGGTTTCGAGGTATGCCGCAAAATCCGGGAATCGAATGAACGGATCGGCATCATTTTTCTAACGGCCAAGGTGCAGGAGCAGGATAAGGTATATGCTCTCTCCGTCGGAGCGGACGACCACATCAGCAAGCCGTTTAGTCCGACTGAACTCATTGCCCGTATCCAGTCCTTGCTAAGACGGGTGAATGTGTACAGGGAGAGCAGCGCGAAGGTATCCTTTACCTCTGGGCCGTTCACACTCGATTTGATCAGCAAGCAATTCAAGAAAAGCGGACAGCTTATCGAGCTCACCCCAACTGAGTTTTCACTTATTCAGTATTTTCTGGAGAAGGAGAACACGCCGCTGAGCCGCGATCTGCTGTTGGATCATGTCTGGGGCAAGGAATATATGGGCGACCCCAAAATTGTTGACGTAAATATTCGCAGACTGCGTCAAAAAATCGAAAACAACCCTTCCGAACCGGCCTTCCTGCAAACCGTATGGGGGCACGGTTATAAGTGGAAGGGCGAGGGGCAATGA